From Sphingomonas sp. PAMC26645:
GGTCCTTAGCGACGCTCGATCACGACCTTGCGCAAGCGGCGACGCAGATGCGCGTCGAAGTAGACACCGTCCTCGATTGACTCCTTGCCCGCTGCTCAATACTAACAGCAATGTCAGTAAGGAGTCGACTCGATGCCGAAGCTTCCTCCGTTTCCCGGTACGACCGGTCGTCGCGATTGGCGTACGGCGTTCGATGCGATCAAGAAATTGCTCGCGAACGGCGACGACACGACGCAGGTGTTCCGGATCATGCGCGCGCTGAACGTCGGCAATGCGCCGATGAACTACGCGCGGCTGATCGCTTCCGAGCAGGGCGGCCGGATCGCCTATGACCGGGTCGAACTGGCGCAGCGTTTCTCCGACCCCGCGTTCGTCGCGAGCTTCGCGCCCGGCACGGTCGGTGCGGCGTATCGCAATTTCCTCGAGACGACGGGCTATTCCGCCGATGGGCTGGTCGAGGTCTCGCGGCTCGTGCCGTCCGAGGACGATCTGGCGCATCCCTATGCGTGGTTCGGCCGGCGGGTGCGCGACACGCACGATATCTGGCACGTGCTGACCGGCTACAAGGCGGATGAAAGCATGGGCGAAGCGGCGCTCGTCGCGTTCAGCTACGCGCAGGTCGGCGGGCTCGGCTGGGCGCTGATCGGCTCGGCGGCGGCGCTGAAGAGCATGCGCGTTACCGGCAGCAAGCTGTTCGCGAAGGCGGTCTGGGAAGGCTATCGCAACGGGCGGAAAGCGAAGTGGGTATCGGGCGAGGATTATCTCGAACTGCTCCACGAGCCTCTCGATGCGGCGCGTGAACGGCTCGGGATCGTCACGCCTGTCGCGTATTTGCGGGCGCAGCGCGAATTGGGACCGGCGCTCGCGTCGTATCTCAGCACGCAGAAGGCGACGACCGCGGCGGCCGCACCCGCAGTCGTGCCGGAACGGAT
This genomic window contains:
- a CDS encoding Coq4 family protein; amino-acid sequence: MPKLPPFPGTTGRRDWRTAFDAIKKLLANGDDTTQVFRIMRALNVGNAPMNYARLIASEQGGRIAYDRVELAQRFSDPAFVASFAPGTVGAAYRNFLETTGYSADGLVEVSRLVPSEDDLAHPYAWFGRRVRDTHDIWHVLTGYKADESMGEAALVAFSYAQVGGLGWALIGSAAALKSMRVTGSKLFAKAVWEGYRNGRKAKWVSGEDYLELLHEPLDAARERLGIVTPVAYLRAQRELGPALASYLSTQKATTAAAAPAVVPERIAA